ACTTGCCCGGGTAATTCCGGGTAAGGAACTGAGACGGGTAGTGGCATCACTACGTCGGCGAAGCCCCTTCATCGGCGGATGTTTCACTCAAATTGTTCTTCTTAAATGTTTATTCACCACACGGTGTCGAGTAGAACTACTTGCGCATCGCTTCGAGATTCCTCTAAATGCTGGACGCGTTGGGGAATGTTTCTTCCAATTTTTCTCGTTTTTTTCCCACTTGCACTTGCTGCCCAAAAAAAAATGCCCGACTCGCTTGCGCTGCAAACGGTCGTGATACAGGCTACTCGCGCTGATGCAAAAAGCCCGGTGCCGCACACCAATCTTTCGGCGGAAAAAATCGCGCAGTCGTATCATGCGCAGGACGTGCCGATGCTGTTGACGGGTGTGCCATCGCTGGTGGAAACATCGGATGCGGGCACTGGCATTGGCTACACGGGGCTTCGGATTCGCGGGAGCGACCCGACGCGGGTGAACGTGACCATCAATGGGGTGCCGCTCAATGACGCGGAAAGCCAGGGGGTTTTTTGGGTGGATTTGCCGGATTTGGCAGCCTCCGCAGCAGAAATTCAGGTGCAGCGAGGGGTCGGCACCAGCACCAATGGCGCGGGCGCGTTTGGTGCGACGGTGAATCTCGATTTGTCGAAAGTAGAGCCGGGGCCGTTTGCGGTGCTGACGGGCACATTGGGTGCTTTCGGCACGCTCAAAACTTCGGCGCAGTTCGGCACGGGCTTATTGCCGGGAAATGTGGCGTTTGGCGGTCGCGTGTCCAAGATAGATTCGGAGGGCTTCATAGACCGGGCAAGTGCCGACCTGAACTCGTTGCACTTGACGGGGGCATACATAGATGAGCGCCAATCGCTTCAGGTGCATTTTTTGTCGGGCCATACGCTTACCTATCAGGCTTGGAATGGGGTGCCCGCCCAGTATGTGCACGACGAGCACCTTAGAACATACAATACCGCCGGCACGGAACGCCCCGGCGCACCCTACGAGGATGAAGTGGACGACTACACGCAACGACACTTGCTGCTGCATTTCAAACGGATGTTTCCTTTGGGGCTGAGCCTCCAACTCAACGGCCACTACACGCGTGGCTTCGGGTTTTATGAGCAATACAAGGCCAATCAAACATTTGCCCGATATGGAATGCCCGATTTTGTGACTGGTGATGTGACGCTTACCTCGACGGATTTGGTGCGCAGACGTTGGCTCGACAACGACTTTTACGGTGTCACTTATGCTTTGCGGTGGCAGCCGCCTATCAACATGGCTTGGATGTCGGGCGCTCCAGCGATTACTTTGGGCGGGGCGGCAAGCCGGTATGAGGGGGCGCATTTTGGCGAGGTGATTTGGGCGGGTATAGCTACCGCGCCCAAGGATTTTCGCTACTACGACAACAATGCCGACAAGCGCGATGCCAATGTTTTTCTGAAAATGGAAACGGAGCTGGCAAGGGGGGGGTCCACTTTTTTGGATATGCAGGTGCGCGGGGTTCGGTACGCATTTTTGGGTTTCGACAATGACTTGAACAATGTGACGCAAACGGCCAACCTGACTTTTTTTAACCCAAAAATCGGTGCAACGTATTCATTTTCAAAAAAATGGACGGCCTACGGATTTTTCGGCATTGGCAACCGCGAGCCGAACCGCGACGACTACACCCAGTCCACCCCGAACAGTCGCCCGCGCCCGGAACGGCTTTACGACCTCGAATGGGGATTGAAAACTGGCGGCAAAACTTGGAACGCCACAGCCAATTTTTTCTGGATGCAATATCGCGACCAATTGGTGCTCGACGGGCGGCTGAACGACGTGGGCGCTTACATCCGCACGAACGTGCCCGACAGTTACCGCGCCGGGGTGGAGTTGGAAGCCTCCGGCAATATTGGTTCTCGGCTTACGCTGACGGGCAACGCGGCTTTTAGTCAGAACAAAGTCAAGGAGTTCACCGAATACCGCGACAACTGGGACACAGGCGAACAAGAAGTTTTCAAGTACAGCAACACGGATTTGGCTTTTTCGCCGAGCGTAACAGCGCGGGGTGAAGCCTTTGTTGTCATCCTGAAAGGATCTAAAAATTTGCTTTCGGCATCGCTTTCAGGCAAATACGTCGGCCAACAGTTTTTGGACAACACTTCGAACGAGAACACAGTGCTGCCCGGTTTTTTCTTTTCCGACCTTCGGCTGAACTGGGATTTGCAGAAAGTCGTGGGAGAAAAACTGAGCCTAATTGTTTCGGCGAACAATCTTTTTGACAAAAAATACTCTCCCAACGGTTGGGCTTACCGCTTTGTTTCTGAGGGCTACGACCCCCGCGCCGACGACCCTTACAGCCGTCTGGAAGGCAATGGAATCTATAACCTGACTGGATTTTTCCCGCAAGCGGGGCGACATTGGATGCTGACGGTGCGGGTGCGATGGTAGCAGGTAGGGAAACAAAACGACATGAGGCATCACCGAAAGGTTCGGGATGCCTCATGTCGTTTCTGAACTTGTTGCAGTTCAATACTTCCGAACAACGATTCTCCTGCCCGGCGTCAGTTTTTCATCCTGTTGCACGCTGTTCAAAGCTGCGAGCTCGGCCACGTTCATCTTGAACTTGATGGCGATGGAATTCATCGTTTCGCCTTGGCGCACGATGTACTCCTGTGTCGGCGGCAGCTCGCCCGGTGTGCCGGGAGCAGTCGGGCTGGCATCGGTGACGCCTCCGCTCGGCAAATTGGTAGCCGCAGCTGGTGTGGCTGCGGGGTTCGAGAAACCGCCATAGCTAGGCGATATGTCCGGCTGATTGCCCTGTGGTGGGGTGTTGGCGGGGGTCAAGACGTTTGAAACGGTCGGTGGGGGGCCATAAGTGGCTGGGGTTCTTGGCGTAGTGGAAGAGCTGGAGGGCAATTGGCAAGTGCAATCAGGTATCACGATTTGCTGACCGGCTTGTAGTGCCACACTGCCTTCTAAGGCGAAATTGTTGGCGCGTCGCACACATTCCTCGGGGCAGACGTATCGCTTGGATATGCCATAGAGGGTTTCGCCTTTTTGCACGACGTGGATGCGTGTGCCCGAGGTGGGGGCTGTCGTGTTGGGGGGCTGCTGCTGATTAAAGGTCTGTTGTGTGCCCTGATAGTTGCCACCCCAATAGATAGACTGGTTTTGCACGGTAGGCCCTGTTGATGCCGGAGCCGTGTTCCCTTTGGAGGTGGTGGAAGTGGCGGGTGGCTTGGCGCTGGCAGGTGGTTTTTGCACCCATATTTGTTGGCATACCTCGATGTGGTCGGGGTTTTTGATGCCGTTCCAGTTGATAAGCGACTTCAAATCAACGTTGTAGGTGCGAGAAATAGCTTTAAGCGACTCGCCGCGCTGTACGATGTGGTAGCCTTTGCCGGGTGGGGTGGGGCAGTTATATGGATTGTAAGCGTTTGCTGCGGTGCCGCCAGTGTTAGCGGTTGGGCCAGTTATCTGGTTGTTTCCGCCCACATTCGCGTTTTCCTTGTCGGGTTCCTTGCCGGTGTTGTAGCCGGGCGTTGTTGTCCAAGAGGGGGTGGTGTTGCTGTTGATGACATCCGAGTAGGGGCATATCGAGGCAAGATATTGGTCAATTCCCACTCCGTTGACACTGTTGAGCCGTATTTCGTTTTGTTCCAAATCAGCGGCGGTGGCACCGATGCGGCTATTCACGATGCCAATGCCGTAGATGAAATCAAAATTGGTTCTTTCCGTAAACCCGCGTGCTGGTTCGCCGTTGAAGCGCCATTGATAGCGGCAATTGGCCAATTGAGACCCCGCGAAACGGATGACGGTCTGCGAGGCATCGCTTTGAAGGTTGTCTTGATAGCTGAGTTTGGTCGTGTCAATGGCGAAAGTGTATTTCTGTCCTACCACGAGGTACCATTGTCCGTAGCGTTTTATCTGGGTGGCCGAATAAATCGGCATCATCACATAGCCGCTGCTGGGTTGTTGGAGGATGACATACAGCTGGCGAGTGTTGGGCTGGTCGTTGATGATTTTCACTACCTCGTCGTTCAGGCGTAGGTTGCTGCAATCAAAAGTGCCGACGGGCAGTTCGCCTGTTGGCAAGCCGCTGCCACCCGACCAAAAAATGAATTGTTCGTCGGGGTTCGTCTGTACCGAATAGGCGTAGAGTGGCGCTCCCG
This genomic interval from Saprospiraceae bacterium contains the following:
- a CDS encoding TonB-dependent receptor — protein: MPDSLALQTVVIQATRADAKSPVPHTNLSAEKIAQSYHAQDVPMLLTGVPSLVETSDAGTGIGYTGLRIRGSDPTRVNVTINGVPLNDAESQGVFWVDLPDLAASAAEIQVQRGVGTSTNGAGAFGATVNLDLSKVEPGPFAVLTGTLGAFGTLKTSAQFGTGLLPGNVAFGGRVSKIDSEGFIDRASADLNSLHLTGAYIDERQSLQVHFLSGHTLTYQAWNGVPAQYVHDEHLRTYNTAGTERPGAPYEDEVDDYTQRHLLLHFKRMFPLGLSLQLNGHYTRGFGFYEQYKANQTFARYGMPDFVTGDVTLTSTDLVRRRWLDNDFYGVTYALRWQPPINMAWMSGAPAITLGGAASRYEGAHFGEVIWAGIATAPKDFRYYDNNADKRDANVFLKMETELARGGSTFLDMQVRGVRYAFLGFDNDLNNVTQTANLTFFNPKIGATYSFSKKWTAYGFFGIGNREPNRDDYTQSTPNSRPRPERLYDLEWGLKTGGKTWNATANFFWMQYRDQLVLDGRLNDVGAYIRTNVPDSYRAGVELEASGNIGSRLTLTGNAAFSQNKVKEFTEYRDNWDTGEQEVFKYSNTDLAFSPSVTARGEAFVVILKGSKNLLSASLSGKYVGQQFLDNTSNENTVLPGFFFSDLRLNWDLQKVVGEKLSLIVSANNLFDKKYSPNGWAYRFVSEGYDPRADDPYSRLEGNGIYNLTGFFPQAGRHWMLTVRVRW
- a CDS encoding LysM peptidoglycan-binding domain-containing protein; the protein is MKNLLLTVIALCSLVSSATAQVAPAYVLFGTNCMKQLEYRYTRTGAPLYAYSVQTNPDEQFIFWSGGSGLPTGELPVGTFDCSNLRLNDEVVKIINDQPNTRQLYVILQQPSSGYVMMPIYSATQIKRYGQWYLVVGQKYTFAIDTTKLSYQDNLQSDASQTVIRFAGSQLANCRYQWRFNGEPARGFTERTNFDFIYGIGIVNSRIGATAADLEQNEIRLNSVNGVGIDQYLASICPYSDVINSNTTPSWTTTPGYNTGKEPDKENANVGGNNQITGPTANTGGTAANAYNPYNCPTPPGKGYHIVQRGESLKAISRTYNVDLKSLINWNGIKNPDHIEVCQQIWVQKPPASAKPPATSTTSKGNTAPASTGPTVQNQSIYWGGNYQGTQQTFNQQQPPNTTAPTSGTRIHVVQKGETLYGISKRYVCPEECVRRANNFALEGSVALQAGQQIVIPDCTCQLPSSSSTTPRTPATYGPPPTVSNVLTPANTPPQGNQPDISPSYGGFSNPAATPAAATNLPSGGVTDASPTAPGTPGELPPTQEYIVRQGETMNSIAIKFKMNVAELAALNSVQQDEKLTPGRRIVVRKY